From Haemorhous mexicanus isolate bHaeMex1 chromosome 1, bHaeMex1.pri, whole genome shotgun sequence, one genomic window encodes:
- the LOC132336044 gene encoding carbonic anhydrase 3-like, whose translation MINPNYYPWGYDSDNGPDQWHKNYPFAKGRHQSPIEINNKEVHYDSSLLPWFASYDPGAAKTILNNGKTCRVVFDDSFDRSVLRGGPLPGVYRLRQLHFHWGSSDDHGSEHVVNGVRYAGELHLLHWNPKYSNYLDAKRRTDGIAVLAIFLQVGETPKPEMKRILEEINAIKTKGKNAPFPNFDPSILFPKSHDYWTYHGSVTTPPCEECVTWIILREPIIVSSDQMAKLRSLSKNAENEPDHPLVDNWRPTQPRYFRMVSASFL comes from the exons ATGATCAACCCCAACTACTACCCCTGGGGCTACGACAGCGACAACG GACCAGATCAGTGGCACAAAAATTACCCTTTTGCAAAAGGACGCCATCAGTCACCGATTGAAATCAATAACAAAGAGGTGCATTATGATAGTTCTCTACTACCATGGTTTGCTAGTTATGATCCTGGTGCAGCTAAGACCATCCTCAACAATGGGAAAACCTGCAGAGTTGTATTTGATGATTCATTTGATAGATCAG TGCTGAGAGGTGGGCCGCTTCCAGGAGTCTACAGGCTGCGGCAGCTGCACTTCCACTGGGGCTCGTCTGATGACCACGGCTCGGAGCATGTCGTGAATGGAGTGAGGTATGCAGGAGAG CTACATTTGTTACACTGGAATCCCAAATACAGTAATTACCTTGATGCTAAGAGAAGAACTGATGGGATTGCTGTTTTGGCCATATTTTTGCAA GTAGGAGAAACTCCCAAACCAGAGATGAAGAGAATTCTTGAAGAAATAAATGCTATCAAAACAAAG gggaaaaatgctCCTTTTCCAAACTTCGATCCTTCAATTCTTTTCCCTAAATCTCATGACTACTGGACATACCATGGATCTGTCACTACTCCACCTTGCGAAGAGTGTGTTACCTGGATTATTCTTAGAGAGCCCATCATAGTCAGTTCAGACCAG ATGGCAAAGCTCCGCAGCCTCTCCAAGAATGCCGAGAACGAACCGGATCACCCCTTGGTTGATAACTGGCGCCCGACTCAGCCGCGGTATTTCAGGATGGTGAGCGCATCGTTCCTCTAG